Proteins found in one Planctomycetes bacterium MalM25 genomic segment:
- the uvrB gene encoding UvrABC system protein B, whose protein sequence is MPKFDLTSDFQPAGDQPAAIKALVEGLKTGKHEQTLMGVTGSGKTFTMANVIQQLQRPALVLSHNKTLAAQLYSEFKEFFPNNAVSYFVSYYDYYQPEAYIPQRDIYIEKDASINEEIDRMRLATTSSLVSRRDVIVVASVSCIYGLGSPEDYKEMMVGLAVGDVVDRDEVLAKLIDIQYDRNDMDPERGKFRVRGDSVEIWPAYEEFAYRIEFWGDEVEKLSIINPTSGQAVDQLQEVYIYPAKHFVLPEERIESAIDKIKLELSGRLEYFKEEGKLLEAQRLSARTRYDIEMMLEMGYCPGIENYSAPLSGKKPGDPPNTLFDFFPDDYLLFVDESHATVSQVGAMYNGDRARKTTLVEHGFRLPSALDNRPLKFEEWRERIKQCVYVSATPADYELEQCGGEVVEQIVRPTGLLDPVIELSPARGQVPHLLEQIKERAAKQERVLVTTLTKRLAEDLSSFLTDKGVQCKWLHSELDAFERVELLRDLRLGKFECLVGVNLLREGLDLPEVSLVAILDADKEGFLRSETSLMQTIGRAARNVNSKVILYADKVTKSMQRAMDETDRRRKLQEEYNKEHGITPTTIKKAIRRGIEADADAHARANAAVGNTDETQYVTQEYLNELEKEMYDAADQMEFERAAILRDRIEKMRESIGMSVKAVEADLKKSATKKGRRGGKKKAKVPRPKKGA, encoded by the coding sequence GTGCCCAAGTTCGATCTCACCAGCGATTTCCAGCCCGCGGGCGACCAGCCGGCGGCGATCAAGGCCCTGGTCGAGGGGCTCAAGACGGGCAAGCACGAGCAGACGCTGATGGGCGTCACGGGCAGCGGCAAGACGTTCACCATGGCGAACGTCATCCAGCAGCTGCAACGCCCGGCGCTCGTCCTCTCGCACAACAAGACCCTCGCCGCCCAACTCTACAGCGAGTTCAAGGAGTTCTTCCCCAACAACGCCGTCAGCTACTTCGTCAGCTACTACGACTACTACCAACCCGAGGCGTACATCCCGCAGCGCGACATCTACATCGAGAAGGACGCCTCGATCAACGAGGAGATCGACCGCATGCGGCTGGCGACCACCAGCAGCCTCGTCAGCCGGCGGGACGTGATCGTCGTCGCGAGCGTCAGCTGCATCTACGGCCTCGGCTCGCCCGAGGACTACAAGGAGATGATGGTCGGCCTCGCCGTGGGCGACGTCGTCGACCGCGACGAGGTCTTAGCAAAGCTGATCGACATCCAGTACGACCGCAACGACATGGACCCGGAGCGGGGCAAGTTCCGCGTCCGCGGCGACTCGGTTGAGATCTGGCCCGCGTACGAGGAGTTCGCCTACCGGATCGAGTTCTGGGGGGACGAGGTCGAGAAACTCTCCATCATCAACCCGACCAGCGGGCAGGCGGTCGACCAGCTGCAGGAGGTCTACATCTACCCGGCGAAGCACTTCGTGCTTCCCGAGGAACGCATCGAGTCGGCCATCGATAAGATCAAGCTCGAACTCTCCGGCCGGCTGGAGTACTTCAAGGAAGAGGGCAAGCTCCTCGAAGCGCAACGCCTCTCCGCCCGCACGCGGTACGACATCGAGATGATGCTCGAGATGGGCTACTGCCCGGGCATCGAGAACTACTCGGCGCCCCTCTCCGGCAAGAAGCCGGGTGACCCGCCGAACACGCTGTTCGACTTCTTCCCGGACGACTACCTGCTGTTCGTCGACGAGAGCCACGCGACCGTCAGCCAGGTCGGCGCCATGTACAACGGCGACCGGGCGCGGAAGACGACGCTCGTCGAGCACGGTTTCCGTCTGCCCAGCGCGCTGGACAACCGGCCGCTGAAGTTCGAGGAGTGGCGCGAACGGATCAAGCAGTGCGTCTACGTCAGCGCCACGCCGGCGGACTACGAGCTGGAGCAGTGCGGCGGCGAGGTGGTCGAGCAGATCGTGCGCCCGACCGGGCTGCTCGACCCGGTGATCGAGCTCTCGCCGGCCCGAGGGCAGGTGCCGCACCTGCTGGAGCAGATCAAGGAGCGGGCCGCCAAGCAAGAACGCGTCCTGGTGACGACGCTCACCAAACGGCTCGCGGAAGACCTCAGCAGCTTCCTCACCGACAAGGGCGTGCAGTGCAAGTGGCTCCACTCGGAGCTCGACGCCTTCGAGCGAGTCGAGCTGCTCCGCGACCTGCGCCTCGGCAAGTTTGAGTGCCTGGTCGGCGTCAACCTGCTGCGTGAGGGGCTCGACCTGCCCGAGGTGTCACTGGTCGCCATCCTCGACGCCGACAAAGAGGGCTTCCTGCGGAGCGAGACCTCCCTCATGCAGACGATCGGCCGCGCCGCGCGCAACGTGAACAGCAAGGTGATCCTCTACGCCGACAAGGTCACCAAGAGCATGCAGCGCGCCATGGACGAAACCGACCGCCGCCGCAAGCTGCAAGAAGAGTACAACAAAGAGCACGGCATCACGCCAACAACGATCAAGAAGGCGATCCGCCGCGGCATCGAGGCCGACGCCGACGCGCACGCCCGCGCGAACGCCGCCGTGGGCAATACCGACGAGACGCAGTACGTCACGCAGGAGTACCTCAACGAGCTCGAAAAGGAGATGTACGACGCCGCCGATCAGATGGAGTTCGAGCGGGCGGCCATCCTCCGCGACCGCATCGAGAAGATGCGCGAGAGCATCGGCATGAGCGTCAAAGCGGTCGAGGCGGACCTGAAGAAGTCCGCCACCAAGAAGGGCCGCCGCGGGGGGAAGAAGAAGGCGAAGGTGCCGCGGCCAAAGAAGGGGGCGTGA
- a CDS encoding methionine synthase I gives MPRYRHALPQLNGQPVLTDGGMETVLVFQEGIDLPHFASYPVLRDEAGRELITRYFDTFVALAKRHSVGLEIGSTTWRANPDWVEKIDGSRDATAGVNRQAIDFLTAYRDAQEGDIPMPVSGSVGPRGDGYVPGQLMTPDEAAEYHRPQVEAIAGAGADLITVFTLNYADEAIGLARAASTAGIPAALSFTLETDGRLPTGQQLGEAIQQVEEATGGSPAYYLINCAHPTHFADAIDPDAPWIGRLRGLRANASTLSHAELDEATELDEGDPADLGGRIRDLVDRLPAVTVLGGCCGTDHRHIAAIAEACFDSDS, from the coding sequence ATGCCCCGCTACCGCCACGCGCTGCCGCAGCTGAACGGCCAACCTGTCCTCACCGACGGCGGGATGGAGACTGTGCTGGTTTTCCAGGAGGGGATCGACCTGCCCCACTTCGCTTCGTACCCCGTTCTAAGAGACGAGGCGGGTCGTGAGTTGATCACGCGGTACTTCGACACGTTCGTCGCGCTCGCGAAACGCCACAGCGTGGGGCTCGAGATCGGCTCGACCACCTGGCGGGCCAATCCCGATTGGGTCGAGAAGATCGATGGCTCACGCGACGCGACCGCCGGCGTCAACCGGCAAGCGATCGACTTCCTGACCGCGTACCGTGACGCCCAAGAGGGCGACATCCCGATGCCGGTCAGCGGCAGCGTCGGCCCGCGTGGCGACGGCTACGTGCCCGGGCAGCTGATGACGCCCGACGAAGCGGCCGAATACCACCGCCCCCAAGTGGAGGCGATCGCCGGCGCGGGGGCCGACCTGATCACGGTCTTCACGCTCAACTACGCTGACGAGGCGATCGGCCTCGCCCGCGCGGCGTCGACGGCGGGCATCCCGGCGGCCCTGTCGTTCACCCTGGAGACCGACGGGCGGTTGCCGACCGGCCAGCAGCTCGGCGAGGCGATCCAGCAGGTCGAGGAGGCGACCGGTGGCTCGCCCGCTTACTACCTGATCAACTGCGCCCACCCGACACACTTCGCCGACGCGATCGACCCGGACGCGCCGTGGATCGGTCGCCTCCGCGGCTTGCGCGCGAACGCCTCAACACTGAGCCACGCCGAACTCGACGAGGCCACGGAACTCGACGAGGGCGACCCGGCCGACCTGGGCGGACGGATCCGTGACTTGGTCGATCGGCTGCCCGCGGTCACGGTGCTGGGGGGCTGCTGCGGGACCGACCACCGCCACATCGCGGCGATCGCCGAGGCGTGCTTCGACAGCGATTCTTAG
- a CDS encoding DinB superfamily protein, with protein MFTPASFVYGWDNQLRYALALLDEVTDEQFVTRPGAASSTTPMNHPAWILGHVSLYHPITVKLLAGEAFDDPADDRLFGFRGEGPIDSIDPYGSKREMVERFEAGHEAVAQAILNAPPEAFTQPPSLPRWAEMYPTVEFLLPDLLLFHEGMHLGQISTWRRAAGLPPVEFPDRTPRPGLIA; from the coding sequence ATGTTCACGCCCGCCTCGTTCGTCTACGGCTGGGACAACCAGCTCCGCTACGCCCTCGCCCTGCTGGACGAGGTGACGGACGAGCAGTTCGTCACGCGGCCGGGCGCCGCTTCCTCGACAACGCCGATGAACCACCCGGCGTGGATCCTTGGGCACGTGTCGCTGTATCACCCGATCACCGTGAAGCTGCTCGCGGGCGAGGCGTTCGACGACCCGGCGGACGACCGACTCTTCGGCTTCCGCGGCGAGGGGCCGATCGATTCGATCGACCCGTACGGCAGCAAGCGAGAGATGGTCGAGCGTTTCGAGGCGGGCCATGAGGCAGTTGCCCAGGCGATCTTGAACGCTCCGCCTGAGGCCTTCACGCAGCCGCCGAGCCTGCCGCGTTGGGCCGAGATGTACCCGACGGTCGAGTTCTTGCTGCCCGACCTGTTGCTCTTCCACGAGGGGATGCACCTCGGTCAGATCAGCACTTGGCGTCGAGCCGCCGGGCTGCCGCCGGTCGAGTTCCCCGACCGGACTCCCCGGCCCGGTCTGATCGCGTGA
- a CDS encoding Fic/DOC family protein, which translates to MSNATTTRRYGRDVLALAARFALRARLWRGLPSDESRLSQGVVLPRDREGGAKYDQRESENLLALFSQIASEPVGQITPKTLCQFHHRLLAGTGVAEAAVGRFRRAEVRVGQRRGADAEAAPGMVAALLRWADEPSQEPIASLPIASALIKAITVHTELLEIHPFAEGNGRVARAVEFAMLIRAGVPADLAHELHNFYNEDRSLYIAKLRETELGDRDAFLRYALTGLNRRLEKRLSIDPRSLTRRQMLRVGFTLVELVVVIMILGILAGVAAPKLLNVGATAEDSAEKTLVRNIQDGIELYYLERLSEGAPEFPDFLDDISDTAVCSAGTPCFDRVLKRGVRDGRWQKTAENEYQAPSGTVYDYNPATGEFK; encoded by the coding sequence ATGAGCAACGCCACCACCACCCGCCGATACGGACGCGATGTCCTCGCGCTAGCGGCCCGCTTTGCGCTGCGGGCGCGGCTGTGGCGTGGTTTGCCGTCGGACGAGTCCCGGCTCTCGCAGGGCGTGGTCCTGCCTCGCGATCGTGAAGGGGGCGCCAAGTACGACCAGCGGGAGAGTGAGAACCTGCTCGCGCTGTTCAGCCAGATCGCCTCAGAGCCAGTCGGCCAGATCACCCCCAAGACGCTCTGCCAGTTCCACCACCGCCTGTTGGCAGGAACGGGCGTTGCCGAGGCGGCCGTCGGTCGTTTCCGCCGCGCTGAGGTTCGCGTTGGCCAGCGGCGGGGCGCCGACGCCGAAGCCGCTCCCGGTATGGTCGCCGCGCTGCTGCGCTGGGCGGACGAGCCCTCGCAAGAGCCGATCGCCTCGCTCCCGATCGCCAGCGCCCTGATCAAGGCGATCACCGTTCACACCGAGTTGCTGGAGATCCACCCCTTCGCCGAGGGCAACGGCCGCGTCGCGCGGGCGGTCGAGTTCGCGATGCTGATCCGCGCCGGGGTCCCCGCCGATCTGGCGCACGAGCTGCACAACTTCTACAACGAAGATCGCTCGCTCTATATCGCGAAGCTCCGCGAGACCGAACTCGGCGACCGCGACGCCTTCCTGCGTTACGCCCTCACCGGGCTCAATCGTCGGCTTGAGAAACGCCTGAGTATCGACCCGCGCAGCCTGACGCGGCGTCAGATGTTGCGTGTCGGTTTCACGCTCGTCGAGCTGGTGGTCGTGATCATGATCCTCGGCATCCTCGCCGGTGTCGCGGCGCCGAAGCTGTTGAACGTGGGCGCTACCGCGGAAGACTCGGCGGAGAAGACCCTCGTGCGCAACATCCAAGACGGCATCGAGCTGTACTACCTCGAACGCTTGAGCGAGGGGGCGCCCGAGTTCCCAGATTTCCTGGATGACATCAGCGACACCGCGGTCTGCAGCGCCGGCACGCCCTGCTTCGACCGGGTGCTGAAACGGGGCGTCCGCGATGGCCGCTGGCAGAAGACCGCGGAGAACGAGTACCAAGCCCCCTCCGGCACGGTGTATGACTACAACCCGGCGACCGGCGAGTTCAAATAG
- a CDS encoding Phosphatidylcholine-sterol acyltransferase precursor: protein MKPFIPLLLLATTCHASPYSDLFVFGDSLSDLGNTNAWTLGVAPGTNYYQGRFSNGPVYAERLSEGLGLGTLTRDGVGGDNFAYGGAETDGPGGFEGLFLNSLVEQIDAYFDRLDGAAPDREALFVVWIGANDFLRGGQTDASIPAAEVQTQLERLTSAGVTNLLGVNLPLLGLTPEYNTNPPAANAISALASTYNDELAEVYDELEASYPGLALHRLDVETIFSELLGDAGTLGFVNTSQAGRDASGGSLDGAPGYVFWDGVHPTREAHALLGEAAIRAVLPTGDFDRDGVLATEDYTAWRDDYGVAFNAALGQTPSLAADANGDGRVDAADYTVWRDALVSLPVTVPEPTTAGLVSLAALWALAAPPRGVGRRLITA, encoded by the coding sequence GTGAAGCCTTTCATCCCGTTACTACTGCTCGCTACCACCTGCCACGCCAGCCCGTACAGCGACCTGTTCGTGTTCGGCGACAGCCTGTCGGACCTTGGGAACACCAATGCTTGGACGCTCGGCGTCGCCCCCGGGACTAACTACTACCAGGGTCGCTTCAGCAACGGGCCGGTCTACGCCGAACGGCTCTCCGAAGGGCTTGGGCTGGGGACGCTCACCCGGGACGGGGTCGGTGGCGACAACTTCGCTTACGGCGGAGCGGAGACCGACGGGCCGGGCGGGTTCGAGGGGCTCTTCCTGAACTCGCTAGTAGAACAGATCGACGCCTACTTCGATCGCCTCGACGGGGCGGCGCCCGACCGGGAGGCATTGTTCGTTGTTTGGATCGGCGCTAACGACTTCTTGCGCGGCGGCCAGACCGATGCGTCTATCCCAGCAGCCGAAGTGCAGACGCAGCTTGAGCGCTTAACGTCAGCCGGGGTGACGAACCTTCTCGGCGTCAACTTGCCGTTGTTGGGGCTCACGCCGGAGTACAATACGAACCCGCCGGCCGCCAACGCCATCAGCGCCCTCGCCTCGACATACAACGACGAGTTGGCTGAGGTCTACGATGAGCTCGAAGCGTCTTATCCTGGTCTCGCGCTCCACCGTCTCGATGTCGAGACGATCTTCAGCGAGTTGCTCGGTGACGCGGGGACGCTCGGATTCGTGAACACGAGCCAAGCGGGGCGCGACGCCTCGGGGGGCTCGCTCGACGGCGCCCCGGGCTACGTCTTCTGGGACGGCGTCCACCCGACGCGCGAGGCGCACGCCCTGCTCGGCGAGGCGGCGATCCGCGCCGTGCTGCCCACGGGCGACTTCGACCGCGACGGGGTGCTCGCCACCGAGGACTATACCGCCTGGCGTGACGACTACGGCGTGGCGTTCAACGCCGCGCTCGGCCAGACGCCGAGCCTCGCCGCCGACGCCAACGGCGACGGTCGCGTCGACGCCGCGGACTACACGGTCTGGCGTGACGCACTCGTTTCGCTTCCGGTGACGGTCCCGGAACCAACGACGGCCGGCCTCGTGTCACTCGCCGCGTTGTGGGCCCTGGCTGCTCCGCCACGGGGCGTCGGGCGTCGCCTCATAACCGCGTGA